One Syngnathoides biaculeatus isolate LvHL_M chromosome 4, ASM1980259v1, whole genome shotgun sequence DNA window includes the following coding sequences:
- the LOC133499055 gene encoding eosinophil peroxidase-like, whose protein sequence is MFLRACVLLAVLCLQWQLNAQHLSRSTIEKAVQEAISRVDSAYEYSRQECLNRIRRNGARAEDVLRFLKHPTGVTREVARSADYMDTALNIIKRSAERRQRRSINATDLLSEEDLEFISELTGCSPRQRVPSCKTTPNLNVFRTASGVCNNEHNPRWGASNTPFARWLPAEYQDGISLPRGWDPIRINGFFLPLVRDVSNRLLATAINEVVNDNVYSHLLPVFGQWTDHDQTLAPITPVIRSFSNGIDCDETCERTEPCFPILIPKDDPRFGTQECIPFFRSTATCGSGNTGFIFGAATVRQQLNALTAFLDASQVYGSEEEEALELRDLTTDEGLLRVNEQFTDKGRELLPFTKAMANICATRARITNDKNAEEVLCFFAGDERSTENILLTSLHTLFLREHNRLARALAKLNPEWNGERIYQETRKIVGGYLQVITFRDYLGAIVGPEVVAKKLSTYPGYDKFIDPSIANVFGTAAYRYGHSMIQPFAFRLNAAYEDHPLYPSPLLHTALNTPWRVVFEGGIDPILRGLVGRPAKLNVQDAIMTDELRDMLFKFSFEMALDLGSLNMQRAREHGIPGYNQWRKFCGLSQPQNEEELADVLKNKDLARRFLDLYGTPENIDVFMGGIAEPLVKGGRVGELFACLIGIQFSNIRAGDRFWWENEGVFTKSQRASLMTTSLSRIICDNTGITEIPDKPFLFRPRGNGYADCRDIPEFDLTPWTDTPYGFYDPMTPTAKPTQAPWSGWQPWQGMSRPYAGPPGPPGPAGPPGPPGSYGSTNQKVAFSVRLSDNFPRPGVPIPFRDIIYNGQRSYDTETGVFTCTYPGVYEFQFYCTIYERSASVDLMRNGEMVLHSFTTRQEGYISASGSTYIKLARGDRIWLVANYGGNGMTKDSYFSGHMLFTEE, encoded by the exons ATGCCTCAACCGCATTCGACGCAACGGAGCCAGAGCCGAGGATGTGTTGCGCTTTCTCAAGCACCCGACGGGAGTTACCCGCGAGGTGGCCCGATCGGCCGACTATATGGACACCGCGctgaatatcatcaaaaggtcgGCAGAAAGACGTCAAAGGCGTTCCATCAACGCCACAG ATCTGCTGTCCGAGGAAGATCTGGAGTTCATTTCGGAACTGACGGGCTGCTCGCCTCGACAGCGCGTCCCCTCGTGCAAGACGACCCCCAACCTTAACGTCTTTCGCACTGCAAGCGGCGTTTGCAACAACGA GCACAATCCTCGATGGGGAGCCTCAAACACACCGTTCGCGCGCTGGCTTCCTGCCGAATACCAGGACGGTATCTCGCTGCCCCGAGGGTGGGACCCCATCAGAATCAATGGTTTCTTTCTCCCTTTG GTCAGAGATGTGTCCAACCGCCTCCTCGCCACAGCCATCAATGAGGTAGTGAACGACAACGTCTACTCTCACCTGCTGCCCGTCTTTGGACAATGGACGGACCACGACCAGACCTTAGCGCCGATAACCCCGGTCATCCGATCGTTCAGCAATGGTATCGACTGCGATGAGACGTGCGAGCGGACCGAGCCTTGCTTCCCCATCCTG ATTCCCAAGGACGACCCACGTTTCGGCACCCAAGAGTGCATCCCCTTCTTTCGGTCGACGGCGACTTGCGGATCTGGCAACACGGGCTTCATCTTCGGCGCTGCAACCGTGCGACAGCAGCTGAACGCCCTCACGGCTTTCCTCGATGCGAGTCAGGTGTACGGCTCCGAGGAAGAAGAAGCGCTAGAACTCCGTGACCTGACCACAGACGAGGGCTTGTTGAGGGTCAATGAACAGTTCACCGACAAAGGCCGAGAACTCCTGCCTTTCACTAAGGCCATGGCCAACATATGCGCGACCCGAGCTCGTATCACGAACGACAAAAACGCAGAAGAAGTGCTCTGCTTTTTTGCAG GTGACGAACGCTCCACTGAGAACATTCTTCTGACCTCGCTGCACACATTGTTCTTACGTGAGCACAACCGTCTTGCTCGAGCCCTGGCCAAGCTGAATCCGGAGTGGAACGGAGAGAGAATCTACCAGGAAACCCGCAAGATCGTGGGCGGATATCTCCAG GTTATTACGTTCCGAGACTATCTTGGCGCCATAGTTGGTCCGGAGGTGGTAGCCAAGAAGCTCTCCACTTACCCCGGCTATGATAAATTCATAGACCCGTCTATCGCCAACGTGTTCGGAACAGCCGCCTATCGCTACGGCCACTCAATGATTCAACCGTTTGCTTTCCGTCTTAATGCGGCCTACGAGGACCACCCGTTGTACCCCTCTCCGTTGCTGCACACAGCCTTGAACACACCGTGGAGGGTCGTCTTTGAAG GTGGCATCGACCCGATCCTGAGAGGCCTCGTGGGTCGGCCGGCGAAGTTGAACGTTCAAGATGCCATCATGACCGACGAGCTGAGAGATATGCTGTTCAAATTCTCTTTCGAGATGGCCCTGGATCTGGGGTCTCTCAACATGCAGCGGGCGCGCGAACACGGCATCCCCG GATACAACCAGTGGCGCAAGTTCTGCGGGTTGTCGCAACCGCAAAACGAGGAGGAGCTGGCTGACGTGCTGAAAAATAAGGACTTGGCCAGGAGGTTTCTGGATCTGTACGGCACGCCCGAGAACATCGACGTATTCATGGGAGGAATTGCCGAGCCCCTGGTGAAAGGAGGAAGAGTTGGGGAATTGTTTGCCTGCCTGATTGGAATCCAGTTCAGCAACATTAGAGCGGGAGACCG ATTTTGGTGGGAAAACGAAGGAGTCTTCACCAAGTCCCAGAGGGCCTCCCTGATGACGACCTCCTTATCCCGCATTATCTGCGACAACACCGGCATCACCGAAATTCCAGACAAACCTTTCCTGTTCCGTCCACGGGGCAACGGTTACGCCGATTGCAGGGACATCCCCGAGTTTGACCTCACTCCGTGGACGGACACCC CATATGGATTTTATGACCCCATGACCCCCACAGCCAAGCCCACCCAAG CTCCCTGGTCAGGATGGCAACCATGGCAAGGCATGTCACGTCCATACGCTGGACCCCCTGGACCCCCTGGACCTGCCGGACCGCCTG GACCTCCAGGTTCCTACGGCTCCACTAACCAGAAAGTGGCCTTCTCAGTACGACTGAGCGATAACTTCCCCAGACCCGGCGTTCCCATCCCCTTCCGCGACATCATCTACAACGGGCAGAGGAGCTACGACACCGAGACGGGCGTGTTCACGTGCACGTATCCGGGGGTGTACGAATTCCAGTTCTACTGCACCATCTACGAGCGCTCCGCCAGCGTGGACCTGATGCGAAACGGAGAGATGGTTTTGCACTCGTTCACCACCCGGCAGGAAGGTTACATCTCGGCCAGCGGGAGCACTTACATCAAGCTGGCGCGGGGGGACAGGATATGGCTCGTGGCTAACTACGGTGGCAATGGCATGACCAAAGACAGCTACTTCTCTGGGCATATGCTCTTCACCGAGGAGTGA